A region from the Cyanobacterium sp. T60_A2020_053 genome encodes:
- the lipB gene encoding lipoyl(octanoyl) transferase LipB — MIQVNASSSKQLQIEDLGLISYHQAWLYQKQLLQQRLNDANSTDILLIAEHNPVYTLGTGSTLDNLKFDLKTFTGELYRIERGGEVTYHCPGQIVAYPILNLRHHQQDLHWYLRNLEQVMINLLAIYGVEGKRIQGLTGVWVENEKVGALGIKVKRWITMHGFSFNVNCDLAGFKEIIPCGIKDKGVTKLSHFVENVDIVEVKQNLSEVFKAVFGYE; from the coding sequence ATGATTCAAGTCAATGCTTCATCTTCAAAACAGTTACAAATTGAAGATTTGGGATTAATTTCCTATCATCAGGCTTGGCTATATCAAAAACAATTATTACAGCAACGATTGAACGATGCTAATTCAACAGATATTCTTTTGATTGCTGAACATAACCCCGTTTATACTCTCGGTACAGGGTCAACCCTCGATAACCTCAAATTTGACCTAAAAACCTTTACAGGGGAGTTATATCGCATCGAGAGGGGGGGAGAAGTAACATATCATTGTCCCGGTCAGATTGTGGCTTATCCCATTTTAAATTTACGGCATCATCAGCAGGATTTACATTGGTATCTGAGAAATTTAGAGCAAGTGATGATTAATTTATTGGCAATTTACGGGGTGGAAGGTAAGCGAATTCAGGGTTTGACGGGAGTCTGGGTAGAAAATGAAAAGGTAGGGGCGCTGGGTATCAAAGTTAAACGCTGGATTACCATGCACGGTTTTAGCTTTAATGTAAATTGTGATTTGGCTGGTTTTAAAGAGATTATCCCTTGTGGTATTAAGGATAAAGGAGTGACGAAATTATCTCATTTTGTGGAAAATGTTGACATAGTAGAAGTTAAACAAAATTTGAGCGAGGTTTTTAAAGCAGTTTTTGGTTATGAGTGA
- a CDS encoding Gfo/Idh/MocA family oxidoreductase produces MNQDYNIRELPLKVGIIGTGYAAARRAEAFNESPHTELVAVSGNTPDKTKDFAQTHGIHHIYSWQDLIKNQSIDLVCISNVNYLHGTIVREALLADKHVIVEYPLTIQPAEAPELINLAKVKRKLLHIEHIEILSGVHRALVDNLHLIGNPFLARYTTILAKPKFTPYWTYNHHDYGFPLMAAQSRFNRFTNIFGEVDQVYCEGRFWNAPSAGYFHSCWCQAQLKFKNQVAVTVTYGKGEVFSVSNRTLEVYGDEGVLIFEGEKGKLLQGETITELEVGSRRGLFAQDTQLVLAHLTDGQPLYINNIDSLYSLQLGGRALDSFSVNK; encoded by the coding sequence ATGAACCAAGATTATAACATCAGAGAATTACCATTAAAAGTAGGTATTATTGGCACTGGATACGCCGCCGCTAGACGTGCGGAAGCCTTTAACGAATCACCTCATACTGAATTAGTGGCGGTGAGTGGGAATACTCCCGATAAAACCAAAGATTTTGCTCAAACCCACGGTATCCATCATATTTACAGTTGGCAGGATTTAATTAAAAATCAGTCCATTGATTTAGTCTGTATTTCTAATGTTAACTACCTCCATGGCACTATCGTGCGAGAAGCGCTGTTGGCTGATAAACACGTTATTGTCGAGTATCCCCTCACGATTCAACCGGCAGAAGCCCCAGAGTTGATTAATTTAGCTAAGGTAAAAAGAAAATTACTTCATATTGAGCATATCGAAATTTTAAGCGGTGTGCATCGGGCGCTGGTAGATAATCTTCATTTAATTGGTAATCCTTTCTTAGCACGTTATACTACCATTTTAGCCAAGCCCAAATTTACGCCTTATTGGACTTATAATCATCATGATTATGGTTTTCCTCTCATGGCGGCGCAGTCTCGTTTTAACCGTTTTACTAATATTTTTGGTGAAGTAGATCAAGTATATTGTGAAGGGCGCTTTTGGAATGCGCCCTCCGCCGGTTATTTTCATTCTTGTTGGTGTCAGGCGCAGTTGAAGTTTAAAAATCAGGTGGCGGTGACGGTTACTTATGGCAAGGGTGAAGTTTTTTCTGTCAGTAATCGCACTTTAGAAGTTTATGGCGATGAAGGAGTATTAATTTTTGAGGGCGAAAAGGGGAAATTATTACAAGGTGAGACAATAACAGAATTGGAAGTAGGTAGTCGGCGCGGTTTATTCGCCCAAGATACTCAATTAGTTTTAGCGCACCTCACCGATGGTCAACCTCTTTACATTAACAATATCGATAGTCTTTATAGTTTACAACTCGGAGGGAGGGCGCTGGATAGTTTCTCAGTTAACAAATAG